The Xiphias gladius isolate SHS-SW01 ecotype Sanya breed wild chromosome 17, ASM1685928v1, whole genome shotgun sequence genome includes the window ACAAAGCAGCATTAACACCTGTTTCTGgaccacagaggaaaagagaagaagtgaTTTTGAACTTTGTGACATCCTCTGCTGTCACACACTACCTAATTATTTCGCACCTGCTTGTTGCtaaaaagaaagtcaaaaaaTGTGTGCAGTCACTCAAGTATACATTAGCGCCCTGTGAGTTTGTGCACTTTTCGCTGTGCTGCAAATTCAATGCGATTTCATGCCTAAGAGCTAAACAGAGTATTTTATCAAAGTGAGAAGGAAATTCtacaaatttatttaacaatCACACATCATTGTGTCATTTGAAATAAGCAAGCTTAGATCAATCCTGAAATTTATTGACGGGATTTGAAGAATGTATCCTGACCAGGATTTAGTTGATTAATGCTACTTTTGTGAACAAATTcgataacaattttttttttcactaaaattAACCTTACATTAATTTGAAGTAGTCAGAAGTACTTCCTTCATGAAAACTAAGCACAGAGCAGACCGGGCATGTATTTTATGAATCCATCCATATTGCATCTAAGTGCGTTAATCTTAtatcatttcttgtttttcaatCAACTTTTCTAAGCTAATTTTACCGTGGAGTACAGTGGAGAAACAGGCTGAAGAAAAACTTCACTGACGAGTGCACCCACACTGTGATCCAAAGTATACATAATTTCACATGTCCAAATATTGTGTCAAAATACTTTGATGAAAAGTCAGTTACATTCTAAAATGCCGTGTTGCACTGAAGGGGTCTTTTCAACTgatggaagaagagaaaaagaaaaacaaaattaaaaccgaAAACATTCTggttctttcaaaatgtatgaTTTGGGAAAGTCGATACCAGTGAAACCCCAACCTCAAACTACACATACTATCACATAAATTTCTAGAATTTGCTTTCATACATCAGTATTTTTTCTACCTTAAATTCCATCTTTCTATTTAATGATAAAGGTATGTCAGTTAAGGATGGACAAATGATTTTTAACACAGCCTCTATGGTACGGAACGCATCAATGCATGCAATTAAGTTCCTAATTGTTGTGTGAGATTATAATTGTGATAGTTGTGTTTCAAATAGTAAgcttgaattattttatttttcaattatatttgttgtttaatttgtcttgttttataaattttataaaTAGGCTTCCTTTGATTGGTTTGTCcattttttcattctgttattTACTaccactgcttttttttatatatatatatatatatattggttTATTATATGAAGAGGTGTGAAgccttgtgtttatttattttttttgttgtactgATGTACAGAAAATGTTCAATAGTGTGAATGAATATAATCTCAGTGAAAAGCCACTTTCAGGCTGCAAAAGCATGATAGCATGGTTTTCAGATGTAAACGAACTGGACACAAAGAAAATCATGTGTCGCACTTACATTTAACAGGAAACATTACTCTGGTTATATTTACTGctgatattattattgttacaatTTAGCTTATGGTTATTTTCATTCCTCTGTTTCTGGTTCTTGTATGGTCTACATGCATATTTCAACAAACAGATATAATAGATTTTATcttgcaacattttttattatctatGGGaatatgttttgtcatttgacTTCCTAGACAATTCACACATTGTAAGCATGCCCTATGGgacaaatcacatttttttactcttgaataaaatatgcatgaacaaaaatgtgttgcatAGTTTCTAACTGACTGATGGAGGTATTAATGCCATTTTTAGCTTTCAGCCTGACGTACATCCAGATACAACCCGTCAATGCAGAAGTAAGTGGCTTACTTGTGTTCAGTGTAGCCAACCAAGAATATCAGCTAAACTTTATAAAGTTGATTTCTGTATCAGAACCATCACACGACGGTATCTTCCATCCAATTAAATCTGTGATAATGTCCTGTCCAAatgctttctgcttttttcattctgtgagCGCAGCAATGTGCCACTTCGGCTaagaacaacaagaacaacaataataataataataataataataaataaataaatatatatatcagccACCAAATACAGCCTACTTGAGTCCATTTTGTACATTAGTCTCCATCATAGGCAAGTGAAGGCATCACAAGCAAGTGTCAGAGATGTGCCTTTAATGAAAGACCTTGAATGTAGCAGCACAACCACTGGTCACCTGCTGCTGTTACTCAACCTTCTGGGTTGTTTAAGTACTAGGTGACCGGTATGAAAAGCGGTGAGATGGGGCAAAAGGCTCAGCGCCTAACTTGCTgagaaagggacaaaaaaaaaaaaagtaaataatgttttgaaTCAGTATCAGGGCGATTTTCCAGATTTCAGAGCTCACTCCAGAGGATGTGACGTCGCTCCTGTCTTGCCTCCACCTCTTGTCCATCGCAGCGCCGTTTAATTTGACACGGTGGCCCCTTTAAACGCCGCTAAAAACAGACCGATACGACCGTCCGTTTTCCCTACCTTCGGCTCAAAAGAAATGGCCCGGCCGCGGGCCCGCCCGCAGCCCGCCAGCAACGGCCGTCGCCTGCTAATCGGGCAGGGCGAGGGACGCtgagcggcggcggcggcggcggcggcaggcTCAACGGCCAGCTGCCCGCAAACCAAAGCTAGGCGGCTACCTGTCGTTAGCTGCGGCGGCTCGCCTTGCCATATGATATTGACGCACGTTGCACGGGGACAGACCTCCGCGGACGGCGACTGGATCGGCACGACAAGCCCGCGACGGCGAGATGGACAAAGACGAGGCAGACCGGCTGATAGAGAAGGCGAAGCTGTGTCTGCGGTCCGGACAGAAAGACCGGGCGCTGCAGCTGCTCCGTGAAGCGCAGAATATTTACCCCAGCACCCGGGCCAGAGGTAAAATTAGCTGACGCACATTCTGCAATGGCAGTAACGTTGTGTCGTTAGCTAACGTTGCTCGACTACCGAACTTGTCGCAGCCTGTTAGCTGTAGAAAAGGCATTGTCGGATTTCCAGGACGGGTGCTTGCAATTGCTATTTTCAGACGGGGGCAAAATTGAGCTTTCTTGCATTAGTGCTCAATGCGTTTTCAAGCTGTTTGTGTAGGCTGCGTGCTGAAATGTAGGGCTGTTCGGGGGCTCCCTCCCCCCTTGCAGTTCACAGACGGCACCACAGACTGTTGAGGAAGCGCTGTGTTCAAATCTGATGCTGtttccagttgcctttgcagtAAAGCCATCCTAACCAGTATAGTTAAGCCCTTTGGACACAACATGCATGAGGCAGTTAAATGCCACAGGGTCAAGCCTTTTGTGTTATGTTGCATGTATTGTGCAAGAAGTGGAAAACTCTTGATGTACACTGCACCGTCAGTCCCACTCTGGTCATATATAGATGGGGGGGGGAAGGGAAAacctgaatgaaatgaatggggGAAACATGGTCAAATGCTTTCATGCAGGGCACAAGGAATCACTGAATGGTctgagtatgaaaatgacgCGAAGCAAATACTACGGCCCTCAGCTTCACCAGATCTTAACACTTATGGGAGATTTGGAAGCAGCGTCTTTgaaagcgctctccaccaccatcatcaaaacaccaaataagggGTTTTGGAAAAGTGGCAGAGTTTCAGAGATGTATATATTCCGTGTCAAGAAGCCTTGAATCTCTTAATACACCTTACTAAGATACTTAATGTtgagttttccttttatttggcAACCATCTGTATGTTCAGGACCTCTCATGTGGACTGCTGCCTAGTGGCCGTCATTTCCATGGGGATTTTGACTGATACCAATACTCCTCTTGTTTAAGCTATCTGTATTTCCACCTGAATTGTCAGTTGACCTCAGACACTCTTGTTCATAGTGCTGATCGATGCCATAGTAAGAAATGGGGGCACTGCTGCCCCAGAAGCAAACCACGTACCCCCACCAACAGGCTGGAGAGACGAGGACATCAGAAACAATGATGTGAGGGGTGACGAAAAGAAGAGCTACACCGAGGAGCAACGCCAGGGTGTTCTCAGGTGCACAGGGACTCTTTActccacatttgtttttttcacagttacGTGGGGACAGACTGACCGCTGTCATTGTTCCGCACCATATAACTTTGGCTAGTCCCAGATGCCAATAAGTAAACAGCTCACAATATTCCTGACTACCTGTGGTGTCCTGACAACAGATACAACACTCTGCCAGCTGCCCTTCTGTGACTGAGCAGTATGTTTTTTCCTCGTAAAGGGGAGCACAATTATAGTGATTGTAATTGTAACTACTGCTAatgcttttgtttgaaataaaagtgtACCCTTAAAATGGCCTGGAAAGGCTGTTAAGTTTCCATTGACTTGTGTCTTTGCATGTAGATGATTGACTGTTGGACGGAGCTCTCTGTAAATGTACACGTACCTAACTACTGTGTGAAGAGTATACACATTTATTAACCTCATATGAGTTTGAGAGAGAGTGCCTCTTTTTGCTTTGAAGTTCAGGCTTGTGTTTTGCAATCCATTATGCTTTGTTATTGCAGGATAAAGAATTGCAAGGACTTTTATGAAATCCTCGGCGTTCCCAAAAATGCCAGCGATGAAGATTTGAAGAAGGCGTACAGGAAGTTGGCCCTCAAGTTTCACCCCGACAAGAATTTCGCTCCAGGAGCCACAGATGCTTTCAAAGGTACGAGTTTTGGCAgaggacaaaggaaaaaatgctttttttttctgtgagataCAATATCTTTTTATTGTGCATTTGTATTGtatctaaaaaacattttttttgtgtgactgaTTTTAATTTCTGAGCACCACTCTGCCATAATGATAAGACTCTACTGATCCCACAAAGGAAgttcttttttcacagttacCATGTCTCAGCAAAGGCTGAGgtcagttcaacagcagcacctTCATGCGGGCAGTTTCTTGTTCAAACAAacttcagcagagcagaggttTGAACCTTGATCAACCAGTTTTACCCATTATAATTGAGTTCAGAAATTCTGTGTTGAACTTCAATGTTCATTGCGAATAATGTCCATAAATccgcttagaaatcatagaCTAAAGACGCTCCTTGTAactgcagaacttgcctgagaatcatcatgtttttaagttttcttcagtaccAGAGAAATCCAGTGATAGACTTCTGTACATCCGTGGGTATATTGCAAATAAGAACTGCTAATAGTTAATTCGTCGTACTTTTAGTGGTGCCAATTTGCTAAAATCGAAACAAATACAGGTTAAATAAATGGGGCTCAAGTTTTAGCCCACAGCCAACCAGCTGAATCCAAAGCAACATTATACTTGCTGTTTACACCCCCCAAAACTATGGCTATGATTATCTATCAACTAGaggtaagacaaagaaaatctctTAATGTAAACTTTTGTCATGTTGCGCTATACGTATATAATAATGGGGGCATAGTGTCAGATTTGACCTGATTTATGGGGAGTAAATACATGTCCTTGAAGTGGCCACTGCAAACTCCAGTACTCACCTATTTTAAGAGATGCCTCCCAGCATCATTGATTGTTCTGTTCTGCTTTGGACATCATGCATCCCACGACAAaatctttccctcctctcccaaCAGCAATAGGAAATGCATATGCGGTGCTGAGCAATCCAGAGAAGAGACAACAGTATGACCAATATGGAGATCAGTCTGCGGCTTCGAACGCACCCCAACACTCTAGCCACAGTCGCCATGGACACTACCGAAACTTCCACAGAGACTTTGAGGCCGACATTTCCCCCGAGGAACtcttcaacattttctttggtGGAAGGTTTCCCACAGGTTAGCGATTGGGTTTGGCCCAGTAAGCAATGATTGATGAAACAGaagttttacagatttttaatttaatcttaaatACTTTAAAGAGTTCaatcttttattattaattttattattagttttagtagtagtagtatttattattgttgttctCAGTATCGTTTATGATTGTTGCTGCTAGCCACAGTTTAGAACTAGTATCTACCGTCTCATTGTGGAAGCGTAGATGTTATAGAACCGTGTGTCTGTACAGGAAATATCCATGTGTACACCAACCAGGGAGCCTCCTACTCTCAGTTCTATCAGCCTCGTCGTCGACGTGCGTATGAGAGGCGCGAGGAGGTGGTGGAAGAAAACCAGAGTCAGGTCAGTGACTCACCAAGCCATCAAACAAATCCCAAATCCCTTTTAAACAGCCACAGTATTATGTTGTGATCCTCCTGTGGAGAAACATTATTCTTATCATTAATGTGCAGTGGAGAACAATAGTAAAACGATATTTTTGAGGATGCATTTTAACGTGGTTGCAGCGCTCCAGTGACTTTTTAACCATTATGATTGATTTAATGTCACAATGTTACTTTCCTCATAACTGAAGTGCCTTTATTGCGTTGGAAGATCGTGGTTTGCTTCAAAGACACAAAAGTGGTGTGCTGGCATGAATACAGTGTATCAGCCTACATGCGGTATTATATACTTTGTAATCTGTGCTGATTTGCTCTTCCCACAGAACACCTTCACAGCGCTCCTGCAGCTTCTCCCAGTGCTGGTGCTAATCCTCATATCAGTGTTTACTCAGATGATGGCCACTACCCCGCCCTATAGTCTCTTCTATAAGCCGTGAGTCTGTCGCACCATCATTTTACTACGGTGACATTTGAACAAATCCCCGGGGTTCCACCATGGATGACCCCGTGGTTTCACTGAATGAATTTgaatgatgtgtttgggtttcaGGGCCATGGGGCTGGTGGTGTCCAGGGAAACGCAGCACATGGGCGTACCGTACTATGTGGATAAAAGTTTTGAGAAGGAATACCACGGGGCTGCACTGGAGGAGCTAGAGAAAACAATTGAGAGCGACTATATCGATCACCTGcagagcagctgctggaaagagaaacagcagagtAAGTGATTACCTCGCTTTGCTTATACAGGGAGTCTATTTTAGTTACGGTGCAGGTATCACTTAGTTTGATAAAACTCAATTCTTGATTTAGGTgaaatttttttacattgtttccTGTGACATAAGCAAATCTTCAAATTCACATTGCATTCAGCTGGTCACTTTCCGTATCTGCAAGGTAAATATAAAACTACAGCTGTCGCTACCAGCGGAGACTATCTGGAGTCAACTGGTTTCCTGGCAACTGGTCCTACCCGAGACACAGTtcagcacataaccccctgtaaaacacagcaaaatgatgttttttcacttcatttttccTCTGGATTAAACTAACAACATATAACGTGTCGCaatctttagaggtgctggtaggtggattttgtaaATGCTGGACAGTGCCAAGATAGCTGTTTCCATAGCTACTGGCTTTAGAgttatatttaccatacagataAGAGCGTGGTATGGATCTTTCCATCTAACTCTCTGGCAATAAGTGTATTACTACTCCTTCAAGTGTAAAAAGCTATTATAAACGGTATCTGTCTTTTGTCATTCTCTCCTTTTCAGAATCAGACCTGGCAAACCTCGGACAACTGTACCGAGATGAACGGCTAAAGCAGAAGGCAGAGTCAATGAGGCTGGACCACTGTGAGAAACTGCATCGACTGGTTGGGCGTCAAAGAGGCAAATGAGGACTGTTTAAGAGGAGAACACATTTCTTTACAGACTTTACAGtaatgcattttattaaagCGTGTAATTTATCCAATCAGGCCACTTTGTAAAGAAATTTTTTGGGTACAGCGCAGTCAGTGGGAGATTATGCCACTGGAAACAATGTGCCTTCTCTCCTCTTTGGTGGTAGAAAATAGAGTTGCATGTCAGCTGCCAACCCTGGCCGTGGTGGTAGCAGCACCATGCGCAAACTCGCTGTGGCAGTGTGTATGATGCGTCAGAGCCTTTAAACTTTCTTATAGAAATGGCATGACATACGGGGTCTCCCTTTGGGGTTCTGAAGGCAGTTGTATGTTCACACATACATGTTTTATTCGTCTAGGTTTTTGTAGTTTacctgtatttattttcttgaatgtttttgtgtcctCGCTTAAAtcttaattgtatttatttaatagttAATAGAGTGAATGTTACTTGAGCATCTTGgctcatcttttttctgttggaAGTAATGAAGTACAATAATACTGTAGTCTGGACAAATCTGAGAGTTTCTGTACTGTGAAATGACacaggacatttttatttattattaaatatagaCAAATCAGACATTAGAAAGTACTGTAACATCTATACTGTGGTTAATCAGGCATTTTGACTTATAGAAATAGGCAGCACAGTAGAGCAGAGTTTTACAAAATGTGGCCACATTTTTCTGATCAATGTGCTTATTATAACAGGTTGTATTTGCCAAAAAGTGAGATTTCTTCTACAGTAGAGCTTCCCACTCCCCGCACTACTACTCAACATAGGTGTTGATTGCATTGGTCATTAAGCTTCTGCCATTCAGAAACCATTTGTTTGAGGTTTAAGCGTGAGAAATGACTGTAGTGTGTCGAAAAAAAGAGGCTATGTTTTGGAAGTAATTTTGATTTGTCCCAAGCAGGGATTTCAAAGCCCATACACAGTCCTGCAGAGTTTTCCTGGTGTATCTGCTATATATTGGAAGCTCAGTGGTAAGCAGTATCTGTAAGGTTACCGGAGTTTAACTGATATGCAACATCTTCTATTCATAAACCATGCACAAGCTTAATTTtgtgtgaggggaaaaatgcTTTTCAGCTCAAACttataaatgttttgtaaatcCTGCACCTTtcatttatataatgttttataaGGGAGATccattttagtttgaaaatctGAACGCCAACAGAATTAACAGTTTTGATCAAttcttttaaaacatctgtGGACATATTTCTCCCACAACTACGAACCAGAATTGTGACTTTTACTTGTCAGGTCTAGTCATGAGTAGGACGCTAACTTTGTGATGTCGTTAACTTGAATTCTTTAAACCAACCCCAGATCATTCAAGCCCTATACAGACATTAATACTTGTTGCCGTGCACTAAGACTGCCAAACTGCCTTAGCTGTTCTCATACTTGTGAAATGTTCAGGTTCATCTCAAGCACTTTTAAGTTAATATTTAATCCTGTGTTCCATATCATGACTGTTGCATGCACCCTAGTGAGCGagcgttttgttttgttttcctttttggcGAACACATCTTCCCGACTACTGACACAATAAATGTTACTTAGAATATTCAGGGCCACACTGTAAGTCACAAACATGTaaaacttttactgtgatacacACAAATCAGGTTTTGGTATCAGTCAGTGTGGTAGTACACTTCAGCCAGAAATACCAGAAAATTAAAGATGTATCCAGAATATATTTTGGCTCGTCTGATTGGTTCATTTGTGATTTCCTGGTGGTTTGACCCTTTCAAATGAAAGCTACAGGTGACACAGGCATCAGTAAAGTATTTGAAACTGTACTACATATTTAGTGATCATTGTTCAGTACCATCATTAGAAAACCATAAAACTATACATACCTGCTTGAGGTATAATGGTTTAATTGGTATTTCGTTCATTTCGACTCATCACAATGTGAAGCTGGGCTGTCAACGAAGGACTTGGTGTCTCTTTATTTCAAGGTGATTATTGGAACCTCCAAGCCAGTCAGCAGATCCTGCTGATAACAGTCAAGGTTTGTCAGGCAGCAAAGAGTGAATATCAAATATTTGGATTGGTCTTAGACTTCTGACTTATTTCACAGACTAAATGTGCAAGTTAAGATGGTGTcttactttttctgtttgacagcACTTAGTCAACATTTGAGCTGTCAAACTAATATACCTTTACTTCCGTTGATGCCAGTTTGAATCGTCTGGATGGATTTTTGTACTTgggacagttacacattttatgTTCCTCGGGCCCCcttgcttcagcacattcaatttgaaataaaatgatggaaactacattaaagtgccaagtctcagctttaatttcagtagggaagaactgtgtgggagatatagcccttcTAACACCTAGTGCCCAATGTTttggggttcaaaagtaattggacagatacagaTGAAGTCAAACAAATATCAAATCATTTAATACTCTCTGGAAAGTCCTTTGCAGTCGATGACTGCTTTAAGTCTTCGACCCACGGAtatcagcagacactttgtatcttccctggtgatgctctcccagagcttcactgcagccttcTTCAGCTCTTGCTTTTTGTTGGGTCTCTCTACCTTTAGTCTGGTATTCACCAAGTGAGACGCTGCTCAGTCGGACTTAGATCAGCTGACTAACTCGGCTGGTCGAGGATATTctacctcttcaccctgaaaagctctgtggttgccCTGGCCCAATGTTTTATTACCTCCTCATTCTGTTGCCTGTTGTCAGAGCTCAAATCATATCATAGCTACCTACACCAACCAGATGGTTTGATGAGATGAGGTGTGGACTTTgggccgttttttttttttttttccactttcttctttccatcattttttttttgattgatttttttttttttgtttttagttttttttttttttttccagtttttttttttttttttttttt containing:
- the dnajc18 gene encoding dnaJ homolog subfamily C member 18, whose product is MDKDEADRLIEKAKLCLRSGQKDRALQLLREAQNIYPSTRARVLIDAIVRNGGTAAPEANHVPPPTGWRDEDIRNNDVRGDEKKSYTEEQRQGVLRIKNCKDFYEILGVPKNASDEDLKKAYRKLALKFHPDKNFAPGATDAFKAIGNAYAVLSNPEKRQQYDQYGDQSAASNAPQHSSHSRHGHYRNFHRDFEADISPEELFNIFFGGRFPTGNIHVYTNQGASYSQFYQPRRRRAYERREEVVEENQSQNTFTALLQLLPVLVLILISVFTQMMATTPPYSLFYKPAMGLVVSRETQHMGVPYYVDKSFEKEYHGAALEELEKTIESDYIDHLQSSCWKEKQQKSDLANLGQLYRDERLKQKAESMRLDHCEKLHRLVGRQRGK